A single window of Nitrospira sp. DNA harbors:
- a CDS encoding MotA/TolQ/ExbB proton channel family protein, with product MDRVLTVSGDGTVSASQSAGASKEPVAAIDHQYMDKTVAYLVQNQVSHLESYLPVLATTGNITPFIGLLGTVLGIIDSFREIGTQGTASIAAVAPGVSEALVATAAGLFTAIPAVIFYNYYLTRIRKTVFRIESFTVEAMRSLQTRMKQAAVGGQL from the coding sequence ATGGATCGCGTGCTGACGGTGTCCGGAGATGGCACAGTGAGTGCGTCTCAATCGGCCGGTGCCTCGAAGGAGCCGGTGGCTGCGATCGATCATCAGTACATGGACAAGACCGTGGCCTATCTGGTGCAGAACCAGGTCTCGCATTTGGAATCGTATCTGCCCGTGCTGGCCACGACGGGGAACATTACCCCCTTCATCGGATTGTTGGGGACGGTCTTAGGCATCATCGACTCGTTTCGTGAGATCGGGACTCAGGGGACTGCGAGCATCGCGGCTGTAGCGCCCGGCGTGTCCGAAGCGTTGGTGGCGACGGCGGCGGGATTGTTTACCGCTATTCCTGCCGTGATCTTCTACAACTATTATCTGACCCGCATTCGCAAGACCGTCTTCCGGATCGAATCGTTCACGGTGGAGGCCATGCGTTCATTGCAGACTCGGATGAAGCAGGCCGCGGTTGGGGGGCAGTTGTGA
- a CDS encoding biopolymer transporter ExbD has translation MAEINVIPLVDVVLVLLVIFMVTAPMLYRGMDINLPKSASNTIKPEARAVLSIERDQRLYLDKDAVSVVQLERKLRALKDQSPDVSLYLRADRDVPYGIVVQVMDSVKKAGIEKLGMVTEPTGAERVSESVATPAQPRKR, from the coding sequence ATGGCGGAGATCAACGTGATCCCGTTGGTGGACGTGGTGTTGGTGCTGCTCGTGATTTTCATGGTCACCGCCCCGATGTTGTATCGCGGGATGGATATCAACCTTCCCAAGTCCGCCAGCAATACGATTAAGCCTGAAGCCAGAGCGGTTTTGTCCATTGAGCGCGATCAGCGTTTGTATTTGGATAAGGATGCGGTGAGTGTCGTGCAACTCGAGCGGAAACTGCGGGCCTTGAAAGATCAAAGCCCCGATGTTTCGCTCTATCTCCGCGCCGATCGGGACGTGCCGTACGGCATCGTGGTGCAGGTAATGGACAGTGTGAAGAAAGCCGGGATAGAGAAGCTTGGTATGGTGACGGAGCCTACAGGTGCCGAACGCGTGAGTGAGTCGGTCGCGACCCCCGCGCAGCCACGCAAAAGATAG
- a CDS encoding TonB family protein, with protein MTFQALPRHTALFLIGEMGEAGSGRLRKTVVVSLVLHLCLLSVIMGAKFFKKTERPLSAVEVSLVTLPPVEAKPEPKVEKVEKAVPHSTPKPVQSAPIPVPPRPVQTPTPPPIPPPVQAAPVAKPAPPAPAPAPAPRLQAPVLAAPQPVPQAAKSPSSAPVTNRADVLRDVMKDIELPPNAPQYGDLAPMKPAEVKKSAQPKVGGPERSDLDAMLKKLNVPEMAAAQTAPPQEPPKPAVPPTKRASLSEEMNNDLDRELQDLKKLPSLPPVKATEPVREVKPMFREPQPVASAPPVTASVPRSKPETRLRVAGMPGSNQYLARVQARISGFWTAPPVDLSGKALTVTIRFRLERDGRVGSVIIEQSSGNDYYDMAAQRAVQSAIPLPPFPPDLTDSYFDAHFTFAVGEAAG; from the coding sequence ATGACGTTCCAAGCCCTGCCAAGACATACCGCGCTCTTTCTGATCGGGGAGATGGGGGAAGCCGGAAGCGGCCGTCTTCGCAAGACGGTTGTGGTGTCCCTAGTACTCCACCTGTGCCTCCTGTCCGTAATTATGGGTGCCAAGTTCTTTAAGAAAACAGAACGTCCCTTGTCGGCGGTGGAAGTCTCGTTGGTCACCTTGCCGCCCGTGGAAGCGAAGCCCGAACCAAAAGTTGAAAAAGTCGAGAAGGCGGTTCCGCATTCCACTCCCAAACCGGTTCAGTCTGCTCCGATTCCCGTGCCTCCTAGGCCGGTGCAGACCCCAACACCGCCTCCGATTCCGCCTCCGGTCCAGGCCGCCCCGGTAGCCAAGCCCGCGCCGCCAGCTCCGGCACCGGCTCCTGCGCCTCGGTTGCAGGCTCCTGTGCTGGCGGCGCCACAGCCGGTTCCGCAGGCTGCGAAGTCGCCTTCTTCCGCCCCTGTGACCAATCGGGCGGATGTGCTTCGGGATGTGATGAAAGATATCGAGTTGCCGCCGAACGCGCCGCAGTACGGCGATCTGGCCCCGATGAAACCGGCAGAGGTGAAAAAGTCTGCTCAGCCGAAAGTGGGTGGACCTGAGCGATCTGACCTGGATGCGATGCTGAAGAAATTGAACGTGCCTGAGATGGCCGCCGCCCAGACCGCGCCTCCGCAGGAGCCTCCCAAGCCAGCTGTGCCTCCCACGAAGCGCGCTTCTCTCTCTGAGGAGATGAATAACGACCTCGATCGCGAACTGCAGGATTTGAAGAAACTGCCATCCCTTCCGCCGGTCAAAGCGACTGAGCCGGTGCGGGAGGTGAAGCCGATGTTCCGTGAACCGCAGCCGGTCGCCAGTGCTCCGCCAGTGACCGCGAGTGTCCCCCGCAGCAAGCCTGAAACTCGGTTGCGCGTGGCAGGGATGCCGGGATCGAATCAATACCTGGCCCGTGTGCAGGCACGAATCAGCGGTTTCTGGACGGCGCCGCCGGTCGATCTTTCAGGAAAGGCTCTGACCGTCACCATACGGTTCCGTTTGGAGCGCGATGGCCGGGTGGGGTCGGTCATCATCGAACAGTCGTCCGGCAACGATTATTATGATATGGCTGCGCAACGGGCCGTGCAGAGCGCGATTCCGTTGCCGCCCTTTCCGCCGGATCTGACGGATTCCTACTTTGATGCCCACTTTACTTTTGCCGTAGGCGAGGCTGCAGGATGA
- the xerD gene encoding site-specific tyrosine recombinase XerD has translation MSRESEDLSAPVPERLPLGPFIERYWDHVRIARGLSRNTLLAYQRDVASFQHYLRDQQVSDVRAMSPPLLAGFLDHLHQSGLASSSRARALAAVRSLFRFLKQEGMIAANPTVSVRSASRARRLPKTLSPEEVTRLLDVPPRPLPEDQRDRAMVEVLYAAGVRVSELISLRVDQCNLDVGYIGITGKGDKQRIVPIGRPAIEALQGYLLAARPALLKQRSSRFVFVSRRGTPLTRQAFWKLLRARAHRAGIKRIPSPHMLRHSFATHLLQRGADLRSVQAMLGHADIATTQIYTHVDSSQLKKVHTACFPRNRSRR, from the coding sequence ATGAGCCGTGAGTCGGAAGACCTGTCTGCGCCGGTCCCGGAGCGACTCCCGTTGGGGCCGTTCATCGAGCGCTACTGGGATCATGTGCGGATCGCGCGGGGCTTGTCGCGCAATACGTTGCTGGCATATCAGCGGGACGTCGCGAGCTTTCAACACTACCTTCGCGATCAGCAGGTCTCTGATGTGCGCGCGATGTCGCCTCCGCTGCTGGCCGGATTTCTCGATCATCTGCATCAGTCGGGCCTTGCGTCGTCGTCCCGTGCGCGCGCGCTTGCCGCAGTCAGAAGTCTCTTCCGCTTTCTGAAGCAGGAGGGGATGATTGCCGCCAACCCGACCGTGAGTGTGCGCAGCGCCTCGCGCGCCCGACGGTTACCGAAAACGCTCAGTCCCGAGGAGGTGACGCGTCTTCTCGATGTGCCGCCCCGTCCGTTGCCGGAAGATCAGCGTGATCGCGCGATGGTGGAGGTGCTTTATGCCGCCGGAGTACGTGTGTCGGAATTGATTTCGCTGCGGGTGGACCAGTGCAATCTGGATGTCGGCTATATCGGCATTACCGGCAAGGGCGATAAGCAACGTATCGTGCCGATTGGGCGGCCGGCGATTGAGGCCTTACAGGGTTATCTGCTCGCTGCGCGACCGGCGTTGCTGAAACAGCGGTCGTCACGATTTGTGTTCGTGAGCCGTCGCGGCACGCCGCTCACGAGGCAGGCGTTCTGGAAATTGCTCCGCGCGCGTGCGCATCGGGCCGGCATCAAGAGGATTCCTTCACCGCATATGCTGCGACATTCCTTCGCCACGCACTTGTTGCAACGGGGCGCTGACTTGCGATCCGTGCAGGCGATGTTGGGTCATGCCGACATCGCGACGACGCAAATTTATACGCATGTGGACTCGTCACAGTTGAAAAAAGTCCACACTGCGTGTTTCCCGCGCAACAGATCGCGCCGGTGA